One segment of Clostridium botulinum DNA contains the following:
- the rpmH gene encoding 50S ribosomal protein L34 has product MFMTYQPKKRQRKKEHGFRKRMSTQSGRNILRKRRQKGRKKLTA; this is encoded by the coding sequence ATGTTCATGACTTATCAACCAAAAAAGAGACAAAGAAAAAAGGAACATGGCTTCAGAAAAAGAATGAGCACTCAATCAGGAAGAAACATTCTTAGAAAAAGAAGACAAAAAGGAAGAAAAAAATTAACAGCATAA